AACACGAACTGGAGCGGTTCACGTGCGTCGTGAGGCACGGTGTACGGATGAAGCTCGATATCCCCTACAGCCAGCCGCTCGTCGGAACGGCACCAGCGCACGAGCGCATCGTCTTCGCCACGCTTGAGCGTCGCATGGACTTTGACGGCCTGCCCCGTTCCCCAGCTCATGATGAGAGGAATCCGGTACTTGCGCGTGAGGGAAAGGGCACTGCCGATGTGGTCGGCATGCTCGTGCGTGATGACGATGGCGTCGAGTGACGCCACGTCGATCGAGCGCGCCGTCAAGCGCCGCTCGACCTCTCGCATCGAGAAACCGCAATCGAGGAGAATACGTGTCGTGGAGGCGCCTTCCGACGCCTCCACCAGCAGGGCATTACCTTCGCTGCCACTGCCTAAACTAGCGAACCGCACACCCCGCCTTAACGGAGCTGGTTGCCGATCACACTAATGATCGTCTGCGCGATCTGCGAGTTGTCGACGTTACCCTTGTCGTCGAGCACTTGCACGCGCGTCTGGCTGTCGCCACGACCTTGAACGTTCACGCTGTACTTCTTGGCCTTCTTGCTGTCCTGCACTTCCTTCGCATGGAACAGGCTGTAGAAGAAGCCATTGTCCTTGGCAAGCGTTGCCGGATCGACATAGCTCACGAAGTACAGACCCTTCGCGCGGTCACGATCGTCCACGGTGAAGTTACCGCGATCGAGCGCTACGCCCACGCGACGCCATGCACGATCGAACGGCTCGTTGATGTCGAGATAGGCTGCGTCGGCCGTCTTCACGACCTGGCTCGTCGGCACACCCGACTTGGCCCCTTCGACCTGCGCCTGTGCCTGCTCGGTTTGCACGCCGAAACGCTGCATCAGCTTGGTCAGGAAGATGGCCTCGAGACCCGGATCGTTCGGCGCCGGCTCCCATTTGGTCGTGTCCTTCTGGGAGTTCGTGAACACTTCCACCATGCGACGGTGCGTAATGTAAATGTCCGTGCCGCCGTTCGGATCACGTTCCACGCGGGTACGGAAACGGTCGCGTTCGCCAGTCGAATACAGACCGTCCATCACTTTGCCGAGCAGATCGCGGATGATGTCCTGATTCAGCTTTGCGCGGTTCTCTGCCCAATCGGTTTCCATCACGCCCGTGTCCGGCGAATCGATCGTGAGCACGAAACCGTTCTCTTGCCAGAATTCGCGCAGCGTCGGCCACAGATCGCCCGGGGCCTTCTGAATCACGAGCCAGCGTTCGTTGCCATCGCGCACGACCTTCATGCCCGGCACGGCCGGCAGCACGGTGTCCGTCGGATTCGTTGCCACGACCTTCTGCTGGGTCTCGTAGGTCGACAGCGTGGCGGTACCGGCCGGCGTCACGTACTTGCGGTCAGCGGCCTGAACATTCGTCAGATCCGGCGGAACGTCGAGCGAGGGGCCGGTCTTCGAGCTTTTATAGTCCACCTTATCTGAGGACAAAGCGCTCGAGAGGGAGCTGCATCCGGCGACGAGGGCCAACGAGGCAATAGCGGCCCATGCCAGCACGGGACGAGCTACGGAATTACTGACGATTCGTTTCATGAGTCGCAAAAAAAGGGTGGGCAATCGAACCCGGGTGCTTGAACGACAGCTTAGACAACGGCGATGTTGGCCGACTTGAGGGCACCCAGCACCGTGTCCTGATACGCCTGCGCAAGCGGCGTGAGCGGCAGGCGAATGCCCGACGCGATCATGCCCATCTGTTGCAGCGCCCACTTCACGGGGATCGGATTGGCTTCGACGAACATGGCACGGTGCAGTTCGAACAACTGGAATTGCAGTTCCCGTGCCTTGGCCACATTGCCGGCCAGCGCAGCGACGCACAACTCGTGCATCGCACGCGGTGCCACGTTGGCAGTGACCGAGATATTACCCTGACCGCCCATGAGCATGAGCGCAACAGCCGTCAGGTCGTCGCCGCTATACACGGCGAAGCTCTTCGGGGCACGCCGGATCAGGTCGATGCCACGATCCAGATTGCCCGTGGCGTCTTTCACGCCAACGATGCCGGGCACTTGCGCCAGACGCAGCAGCGTATCGTTGCTGGCGTCTGCCACGGTACGGCCGGGCACATTATAGAGGATGACCGGCAGCTCAACGGCTTCGGCAATGGCGCGGAAGTGTTGGTACTGGCCTTCCTGCGTAGGCTTGTTGTAGTACG
This window of the Pandoraea fibrosis genome carries:
- a CDS encoding MBL fold metallo-hydrolase; the protein is MRFASLGSGSEGNALLVEASEGASTTRILLDCGFSMREVERRLTARSIDVASLDAIVITHEHADHIGSALSLTRKYRIPLIMSWGTGQAVKVHATLKRGEDDALVRWCRSDERLAVGDIELHPYTVPHDAREPLQFVFSDGARRLGVLTDAGCPTAHLIATLGGCDALVLECNHDRAMLANSKYPPSLKARIGGTYGHLANEAAAEILGAIDRAKLQRVICAHLSEQNNTPELAMAAMSAVIGAEATEILVATQAGGFDWLTC
- the bamC gene encoding outer membrane protein assembly factor BamC, with protein sequence MKRIVSNSVARPVLAWAAIASLALVAGCSSLSSALSSDKVDYKSSKTGPSLDVPPDLTNVQAADRKYVTPAGTATLSTYETQQKVVATNPTDTVLPAVPGMKVVRDGNERWLVIQKAPGDLWPTLREFWQENGFVLTIDSPDTGVMETDWAENRAKLNQDIIRDLLGKVMDGLYSTGERDRFRTRVERDPNGGTDIYITHRRMVEVFTNSQKDTTKWEPAPNDPGLEAIFLTKLMQRFGVQTEQAQAQVEGAKSGVPTSQVVKTADAAYLDINEPFDRAWRRVGVALDRGNFTVDDRDRAKGLYFVSYVDPATLAKDNGFFYSLFHAKEVQDSKKAKKYSVNVQGRGDSQTRVQVLDDKGNVDNSQIAQTIISVIGNQLR
- the dapA gene encoding 4-hydroxy-tetrahydrodipicolinate synthase produces the protein MTTQTPIQGSIVAIVTPMAEDGSLDREALRNLINWHVDEGTDGIVIVGTSGESPTVNVEEHCELIEIAVQQTAEAGKSRGRKVPVIAGTGGNSTAEAIELTKHAKQVGADASLQVVPYYNKPTQEGQYQHFRAIAEAVELPVILYNVPGRTVADASNDTLLRLAQVPGIVGVKDATGNLDRGIDLIRRAPKSFAVYSGDDLTAVALMLMGGQGNISVTANVAPRAMHELCVAALAGNVAKARELQFQLFELHRAMFVEANPIPVKWALQQMGMIASGIRLPLTPLAQAYQDTVLGALKSANIAVV